From the Clostridia bacterium genome, one window contains:
- a CDS encoding CdaR family protein has translation MNFIRRHVFHNVGLKLLSLAIAVLLWWAVSHDPMAEIAVTVPIEFHHVPENLEISSESIPQAQIRVRGPARAIRELVTAEIHPVIDLRGISPGERTFDITARQIGIPQDIEIVQIVPTQLRVSFDNRAQRDIEVRPRVIGTFASGYRIAEAVPDPRTITIVGPEKRVNSIESAITDPVDASGVMGRATFSTNAYIADPLVRPMKPGPIRVTVITEKSLSRPGVP, from the coding sequence ATGAACTTCATCCGGCGGCACGTCTTCCACAACGTTGGACTCAAGCTGCTGTCGCTTGCCATCGCTGTGCTCCTGTGGTGGGCAGTGTCGCATGATCCCATGGCGGAGATCGCCGTCACCGTGCCAATCGAGTTCCATCATGTTCCAGAGAACCTTGAGATCAGCTCCGAGTCCATTCCGCAGGCGCAGATACGGGTGCGAGGCCCGGCGCGCGCGATTCGCGAGCTTGTCACGGCAGAGATTCATCCCGTTATCGACTTGCGAGGCATAAGTCCCGGCGAGCGCACATTCGATATCACTGCGCGCCAGATCGGGATTCCGCAGGATATCGAAATCGTGCAGATCGTGCCCACGCAGCTTCGCGTCAGCTTCGACAATCGTGCGCAGCGCGACATCGAAGTCCGGCCACGCGTCATCGGTACATTTGCGTCCGGCTACCGTATTGCGGAAGCCGTACCCGACCCGCGCACCATCACCATCGTTGGGCCAGAAAAGCGCGTGAATTCCATCGAGAGCGCGATTACCGATCCCGTTGACGCAAGCGGCGTGATGGGCCGCGCCACGTTCTCAACGAATGCATACATAGCGGACCCGCTGGTTCGTCCCATGAAGCCGGGACCGATCCGCGTCACCGTTATTACAGAAAAATCTTTGTCTCGGCCAGGAGTGCCATAG
- the cdaA gene encoding diadenylate cyclase CdaA, whose amino-acid sequence MTSLLPHFASRWPQLSLVSIIDILLVAVLIYELLVIIRGTRAAPMLLGVGVLAIVFYVAHVTKLRTLDWVVSTFVPYVVFALIVVFQAEIRRALARIGRRLAFSRSGQNIGGDSYDDVVLAANLFSQNQTGALIVIEREIGLRTYIESGVPLDARLSYDLLATIFRPSAPLHDGAVIVQKDRIAAAACFLPLSMNPLLSTQLGTRHRAGIGVTEETDAVSVIVSEETGSISIAVAGRIERDMSVESLRERLSELLRRYVPQSTMPTSIASPDDDGLDKLGGTSGVSPEVER is encoded by the coding sequence TTGACAAGCCTTCTACCACATTTCGCAAGTCGCTGGCCGCAGTTGTCGCTAGTCTCCATCATCGACATCCTCCTTGTCGCCGTGCTGATTTACGAGTTGCTGGTCATTATCCGCGGCACTCGTGCCGCTCCCATGCTTCTCGGCGTCGGCGTGCTTGCTATTGTGTTTTACGTCGCGCACGTCACCAAGCTTCGGACGCTTGATTGGGTGGTCAGCACCTTTGTGCCGTACGTAGTTTTTGCGCTGATCGTCGTCTTCCAGGCAGAGATTCGGCGCGCCCTCGCTCGCATTGGCAGGCGCCTGGCTTTCTCGCGTAGCGGGCAGAACATTGGCGGCGACTCTTACGACGACGTGGTGCTCGCGGCAAATCTCTTCTCACAGAACCAGACGGGTGCGCTCATCGTGATCGAACGCGAGATCGGCCTGCGGACGTATATCGAGAGCGGAGTGCCGCTGGATGCGCGGCTCTCTTACGATCTACTTGCCACAATCTTCCGTCCCAGCGCGCCTTTGCACGACGGCGCCGTTATCGTGCAGAAGGATCGCATTGCCGCCGCAGCCTGCTTCCTGCCGCTTTCGATGAACCCGTTGCTCTCCACGCAGCTTGGAACGCGCCATCGAGCTGGAATCGGGGTCACGGAGGAGACCGATGCTGTTTCCGTCATCGTCTCCGAAGAGACAGGCAGCATCAGCATCGCTGTTGCTGGCAGGATCGAGCGCGACATGTCGGTCGAGTCTTTGCGCGAGCGACTCAGCGAACTGCTGCGCCGCTACGTACCACAGTCCACCATGCCGACCTCGATCGCTTCTCCCGACGATGATGGCCTCGATAAGCTGGGCGGCACATCCGGAGTTTCGCCCGAGGTGGAACGTTGA
- a CDS encoding alpha/beta fold hydrolase — translation MLSEASLPQLPDWLRRLYPFQTRTLRLDGQALSFIDEGPRTAPVVVLLHGNPTWSFLYRKLIPKLAERFRVIAPDHIGFGLSDKPATPGYHSIERHAANLSALIESTGAKNVTLVLHDWGGPIGLAYATRNAANVSRMMLINTWAFPPPTDKQPRLPWFLRAMRGASGELLVGRLNMMVSPGIQWATRRKLASDVIDGYKFPFRDAATRSAMLAFARMIPLRPGDAEFRGMEQIADGLKNISARTDIFWGALDPVFRSKVTAYMLRDALPKATDPHFLAEASHFVPEDAPEKISDKLLEIFLPQPEKPVPLFNILR, via the coding sequence ATGCTTAGTGAAGCGAGTCTCCCCCAGTTGCCGGATTGGCTGCGCCGGTTGTACCCGTTCCAGACGCGAACGTTGCGCCTCGACGGACAAGCATTGAGTTTCATCGACGAAGGCCCGCGTACAGCGCCGGTAGTCGTGCTGCTGCATGGAAACCCAACCTGGTCGTTTCTTTATCGCAAGCTAATCCCCAAGCTCGCGGAACGGTTCCGGGTGATAGCTCCCGATCACATCGGCTTTGGACTCTCTGACAAACCGGCCACTCCGGGCTACCACTCGATAGAACGCCATGCCGCAAACCTTTCGGCACTGATCGAATCCACCGGGGCAAAGAACGTCACGCTGGTGCTGCACGACTGGGGCGGTCCAATCGGACTCGCCTATGCGACGCGAAACGCCGCCAACGTTTCCCGCATGATGCTCATAAACACCTGGGCGTTTCCGCCGCCGACGGACAAACAGCCCAGACTGCCGTGGTTTCTGAGGGCCATGCGAGGCGCGTCGGGCGAGCTGCTCGTCGGACGGCTGAACATGATGGTCTCGCCCGGCATCCAATGGGCGACGCGGCGCAAGTTAGCCAGTGACGTGATCGATGGCTACAAGTTCCCGTTCCGTGATGCTGCCACGCGCTCGGCTATGCTGGCGTTCGCTAGAATGATCCCTCTGCGGCCCGGTGATGCTGAGTTCAGAGGCATGGAGCAGATCGCAGACGGCCTGAAAAACATCTCTGCCCGAACCGATATCTTTTGGGGAGCGCTCGATCCTGTCTTCCGCAGCAAAGTGACGGCCTATATGCTTCGAGACGCCCTGCCCAAGGCGACAGACCCGCACTTCCTGGCAGAGGCCTCGCACTTCGTCCCTGAAGATGCGCCGGAGAAAATCAGCGACAAGCTGCTGGAAATCTTTCTCCCGCAACCGGAGAAGCCGGTTCCGCTTTTCAACATATTGCGGTAG
- the xseA gene encoding exodeoxyribonuclease VII large subunit, producing the protein MGNQAQFDFSFSPPERRIWPVRDLVTSVRTQLERQYTDVWVEGEISNFRPADSGHLYFTLKDGDAQLRVVMFRTQARLLRFRPENGLHIVARGRVTIYEGRGELQLMAEYLEPMGAGALQVAFEQLKAKLYAEGLFERERKKRLPSLPRRIGVVTSPRGAAIQDILNILRRRHESVHVTIFPAQVQGDSASLEVTAGVRYFNRAANVDVIVIARGGGSVEDLAAFNDETLARAVAGSNIPVISAVGHETDFTICDFVADLRAPTPSAAAELVIRSKHELEEQLGGMHRRLARAARYQLMHARQALSALAQHGAFAGMRQVITRREQRVDDLVNRLARSYHAALRASHRRLDVAASRVLHHDLRNKLVGMRRDVDARQGALAAVTRNLLLRRRSRLEQVLAHLEGLSPVAILDRGYALVFDERGNLVKDAAQVSPGERISARVAKGTIAAEVKNSQP; encoded by the coding sequence GTGGGGAACCAGGCACAATTTGATTTCAGCTTCTCGCCGCCAGAACGCCGCATCTGGCCCGTGCGCGATCTGGTCACGTCCGTGCGCACCCAACTCGAGCGCCAGTACACGGATGTTTGGGTGGAGGGCGAGATTTCTAATTTCCGCCCCGCCGACTCCGGTCATCTCTATTTCACGCTGAAGGATGGCGATGCCCAGTTGCGCGTCGTCATGTTCCGGACACAGGCTCGCCTGCTTCGCTTCCGCCCTGAGAATGGATTGCACATCGTCGCCCGTGGCAGGGTCACTATTTACGAAGGCCGTGGCGAGCTGCAACTGATGGCCGAGTATCTGGAGCCTATGGGTGCCGGAGCACTGCAAGTGGCCTTCGAGCAACTGAAGGCGAAGTTGTACGCCGAGGGCCTTTTCGAACGCGAGCGGAAAAAAAGACTACCGTCTCTGCCCCGGCGCATAGGCGTCGTTACTTCTCCTCGCGGCGCGGCCATCCAGGACATTCTCAACATTTTGCGACGGCGGCACGAGAGCGTGCACGTAACGATCTTCCCGGCGCAGGTGCAGGGTGACTCGGCATCGTTGGAAGTGACCGCTGGGGTCCGCTACTTCAATCGCGCAGCGAACGTAGATGTCATCGTCATCGCCCGTGGCGGCGGCTCCGTCGAAGACCTTGCCGCGTTCAACGATGAGACCCTGGCGCGCGCCGTTGCCGGTAGCAACATTCCGGTCATCTCGGCCGTGGGGCACGAGACGGATTTTACGATTTGCGATTTCGTGGCCGACCTGCGCGCACCCACTCCGTCTGCCGCCGCCGAACTCGTGATCCGCTCCAAGCATGAACTCGAGGAGCAGCTCGGCGGGATGCATCGGCGACTTGCGCGCGCCGCTCGCTACCAACTCATGCACGCTCGCCAGGCGCTGTCAGCATTGGCGCAGCATGGCGCATTCGCCGGTATGCGACAGGTGATTACCCGCCGCGAGCAGCGCGTCGACGACCTCGTTAATCGGCTGGCGCGCAGTTACCACGCTGCTTTGCGCGCGAGTCATCGGCGGCTCGACGTGGCTGCCTCCCGCGTGCTCCACCACGATTTGCGCAACAAACTGGTTGGTATGCGTCGCGATGTCGATGCCCGCCAGGGTGCGTTGGCCGCGGTCACTCGCAACCTGCTGCTGCGACGCCGCTCCCGCCTGGAGCAGGTGTTGGCCCATTTGGAAGGCCTCTCGCCGGTCGCCATTCTGGACCGTGGCTATGCCCTGGTTTTCGATGAACGCGGCAACCTGGTCAAGGACGCCGCCCAGGTCTCGCCCGGCGAACGCATCAGCGCACGTGTTGCCAAGGGAACCATTGCGGCGGAAGTTAAGAACAGCCAGCCTTGA
- the polA gene encoding DNA polymerase I, whose product MPAKKSAKPAETAAVNATEPTSAEVRRKPVLPPDSGKGRVFLIDAMSFIFRAYHAMARQRPMSTKTGIPTSATYVFVNMLNKLRKDFAPEYIAAVFDVAAPTFRDEQAAAMPASRKFDKNKGEYVSVEYTGYKANRVSMPEDLSQQVPYIRRTLDAYRIPILEVSGFEADDVIGTLACKASEQSFAVYVVSSDKDMLQLVNEKVCVLNPPKDNLICDRIMVEELLGVVPERVVDVMALRGDTIDNIPGAPGIGDKGSIELIQRFGSLDNLLDRAEEVERKTYRESLLNNREMIILSKQLVTIDCGVEIEFKPEKMLAQQPDNESARKLFTELEFTTLVKEFLAEGVEIGETDYREAKSAEDVSRVLASRAPEANLAVAVDATVFAAPPVEAEAEESEDAENGTMPLIPKPVVVAPEPVISRRAAIAAEPGKSLAFSLTDEAISSAARAALRDEAIPKAVHDYKTALHSLEPLSIEIAGVQHDPMLYSYLLDPTYSSHALKDVALRRMNIKLAGDLAEAADVTLRLSHTLSEEVIEAGLQKVYDSIDLPLVPVLARMEDAGVKLDCQVLTAMSKRLELECDSKAREIFDRCGVKFNINSPKQLGDVLFNRLNLPKPIKYGKGKTVSTAVDVLEGLASVHEVPRMVLDYRQLSKLKSTYVDALPALCRPNTGRLHTSFNQAATSTGRLSSTNPNLQNIPIRSEVGREIRAAFVAESGNVLLAADYSQIELRLLAHFAEDPLLVEAFRRGDDIHSLTASKVFGVPPMMIDAEHRRRAKAVNFGIVYGLSPFGLSQQLGIDTKEAKRFIDAYFEKYAGVRTFLDNTLAQARKDGKVETLFGRVRPIPDILSKNANMRGFAERTAVNTPLQGTAADLIKLAMIRIDRELRGRKLKTRMLLQVHDELVFEVPEAELNEVRALVKERMENVQELRVPLLVEIGVGPNWRDMD is encoded by the coding sequence GTGCCTGCGAAGAAGAGCGCGAAGCCCGCGGAAACGGCTGCTGTAAACGCCACCGAACCCACCTCCGCCGAAGTCCGGCGCAAGCCCGTGTTGCCCCCCGACAGCGGCAAAGGACGCGTGTTCCTGATCGACGCCATGTCGTTCATCTTCCGCGCCTACCACGCCATGGCGCGCCAGCGGCCAATGTCCACCAAGACAGGCATTCCGACCAGCGCGACATATGTATTTGTGAACATGTTGAACAAGCTGCGCAAGGATTTCGCGCCCGAATACATCGCAGCAGTATTTGATGTCGCGGCACCGACCTTCCGCGACGAACAGGCTGCCGCCATGCCCGCCTCGCGCAAGTTCGACAAGAACAAGGGCGAATACGTCTCCGTGGAGTACACGGGTTACAAGGCAAACCGCGTCTCCATGCCCGAGGATCTCTCGCAGCAGGTGCCCTACATACGGCGGACGCTGGATGCCTACCGCATCCCCATCCTTGAAGTCTCGGGGTTCGAGGCCGATGACGTGATCGGCACGCTCGCCTGCAAAGCTTCCGAGCAGAGCTTCGCTGTTTACGTTGTGAGCAGCGATAAGGACATGTTGCAGCTCGTCAACGAGAAGGTCTGCGTGTTGAACCCGCCCAAGGACAATCTCATCTGCGACCGCATCATGGTGGAGGAACTGCTTGGGGTGGTACCAGAGCGCGTCGTTGATGTAATGGCCCTCCGCGGCGATACGATCGATAACATCCCGGGAGCACCGGGGATCGGCGATAAGGGGTCCATAGAATTGATCCAGCGATTCGGTTCCCTCGACAATCTGCTGGACCGCGCTGAAGAGGTCGAGCGCAAGACATACCGCGAATCGCTACTCAATAACCGCGAGATGATTATATTGAGTAAGCAACTGGTCACGATCGACTGCGGCGTTGAGATCGAGTTCAAGCCGGAGAAGATGCTGGCACAGCAGCCCGATAACGAGAGTGCGCGCAAGCTGTTTACGGAACTCGAATTTACTACGCTGGTCAAAGAGTTCCTCGCCGAAGGCGTTGAGATTGGCGAGACCGATTACCGCGAAGCGAAATCGGCGGAGGACGTCTCTCGCGTACTCGCCTCCCGCGCACCCGAAGCGAATCTGGCGGTTGCCGTCGATGCAACCGTGTTCGCTGCTCCGCCCGTTGAAGCGGAAGCCGAGGAAAGCGAAGATGCCGAGAACGGCACCATGCCGCTGATTCCGAAGCCGGTTGTTGTAGCGCCTGAACCGGTAATTTCAAGGCGTGCCGCAATCGCCGCCGAGCCCGGCAAGTCGCTCGCGTTTTCGCTCACCGACGAAGCGATTAGCTCGGCGGCCCGTGCGGCGCTCCGCGACGAGGCTATTCCAAAAGCAGTTCACGATTATAAGACGGCATTGCATTCGCTGGAACCTCTCAGCATTGAAATCGCCGGCGTGCAGCATGATCCGATGCTGTACTCCTACCTGCTCGATCCAACATATTCCTCACATGCGCTGAAGGATGTCGCTCTGCGCCGCATGAACATCAAGCTCGCCGGTGATCTTGCGGAGGCGGCTGACGTGACGCTGCGGCTCTCTCACACTTTGAGTGAAGAAGTAATAGAGGCGGGGTTGCAGAAGGTTTACGACTCCATCGATCTGCCGCTCGTTCCTGTGCTGGCACGCATGGAAGATGCGGGGGTGAAGCTCGATTGCCAGGTCCTGACCGCAATGTCCAAGCGGTTGGAACTCGAGTGCGACTCGAAGGCGCGCGAAATCTTCGACAGGTGCGGAGTCAAGTTCAACATCAACTCGCCAAAGCAACTAGGCGATGTTCTGTTCAACAGGCTGAACCTGCCGAAGCCCATCAAGTACGGGAAAGGCAAGACAGTTTCCACGGCAGTCGATGTCCTGGAAGGACTGGCAAGCGTGCATGAAGTACCGCGGATGGTGCTGGACTACCGCCAGCTTTCAAAGCTGAAATCGACATATGTCGATGCTCTTCCCGCGCTGTGCCGGCCCAACACAGGACGTTTGCACACGAGTTTCAACCAGGCAGCCACATCGACAGGACGGTTGTCTTCAACGAATCCCAATCTGCAGAACATCCCAATCCGCTCGGAAGTTGGGCGGGAGATTCGTGCGGCGTTCGTTGCCGAGAGCGGCAACGTGCTGCTCGCGGCAGACTACTCGCAAATCGAACTGCGTTTGCTGGCGCACTTCGCGGAAGATCCCCTGTTGGTCGAAGCCTTCCGGCGCGGCGATGACATCCATTCGCTTACGGCCTCGAAGGTGTTTGGTGTTCCGCCGATGATGATCGATGCCGAGCATCGGCGTCGCGCTAAGGCCGTGAACTTCGGCATTGTATACGGGCTTTCGCCGTTCGGCCTATCGCAGCAACTGGGCATCGACACGAAAGAAGCGAAGCGATTCATAGACGCATACTTCGAGAAGTATGCGGGCGTGCGCACATTCCTGGACAACACGCTGGCGCAGGCGCGTAAGGATGGCAAAGTGGAAACGCTCTTCGGGCGCGTGCGTCCGATTCCTGACATCCTCAGCAAGAACGCCAATATGCGCGGCTTCGCCGAGCGCACGGCCGTGAACACTCCGCTGCAAGGAACGGCCGCTGATTTGATCAAGCTGGCGATGATTCGTATCGACCGCGAATTGCGCGGACGCAAGTTGAAAACTCGCATGTTGCTCCAAGTCCACGACGAACTCGTCTTTGAGGTGCCAGAGGCGGAATTGAACGAAGTTCGCGCGCTGGTCAAAGAACGTATGGAGAACGTTCAAGAGCTTCGCGTACCACTACTGGTCGAGATCGGTGTCGGACCAAACTGGCGGGATATGGACTAG
- the glmM gene encoding phosphoglucosamine mutase, translating into MKPVRQLFGTDGIRGVAGEYPLNQATVFAIGRALGTRLRRRSQDARVVIGQDTRESSAWIAEALARGLSESGVGHTSAGVLTTPGVAYIVHTHGFSAGIVISASHNPWQDNGIKLFGRDGMKLSDAIEHEIEQEIFAHIEELAAAPASAIQPGADILPGDASLRADYVRWLVTNVDVALLRGRRVLVDCANGAACSVAGELFRLCGIEADFVHADPDGRNINAGCGALHPECVAQLIVESAGKYDLGITFDGDADRALFSDADGRVINGDAVLLLCARDMHARGSLHGDTVVATTMSNMGLEKALRESGIRMLRANVGDKYVLEEMLKTGATLGGEQSGHIIFRDGESTTGDGLLTALRVLEVVGRSGRPLHELISDLKIFPQVIKNVRVRDRIPFDQMADVAKAIRKAEQSLDGNGRVVVRYSGTEKLARVMIEAETEQQMTLHADEIAGALQTAIGI; encoded by the coding sequence ATGAAACCAGTACGACAACTGTTCGGGACCGATGGCATTCGCGGTGTTGCCGGCGAGTATCCGCTGAACCAGGCGACGGTCTTCGCCATCGGGCGCGCGCTCGGCACTCGTCTGCGCCGTCGTAGTCAGGATGCTCGTGTCGTCATCGGACAGGACACTCGCGAATCCAGCGCCTGGATTGCCGAGGCACTGGCGCGCGGACTCAGCGAGTCGGGAGTCGGCCACACAAGCGCCGGCGTCCTCACCACCCCCGGCGTTGCTTATATCGTGCATACGCACGGGTTTTCCGCAGGGATCGTCATCTCCGCATCGCACAATCCGTGGCAGGATAACGGGATTAAACTCTTTGGCCGTGATGGGATGAAGCTCTCCGACGCCATCGAGCACGAGATCGAACAGGAGATATTCGCGCACATCGAGGAACTCGCTGCCGCACCGGCTTCAGCGATCCAACCGGGCGCGGACATTCTGCCGGGCGATGCTTCTCTTCGCGCCGACTACGTTCGCTGGCTCGTGACGAATGTCGACGTCGCTCTTTTGCGTGGCCGCCGAGTGCTCGTGGACTGCGCTAATGGCGCCGCCTGCTCCGTTGCCGGCGAACTCTTCCGCCTATGCGGGATCGAAGCTGATTTCGTTCACGCTGACCCCGATGGCCGCAATATCAATGCCGGTTGTGGCGCGCTGCATCCCGAGTGCGTTGCGCAACTGATCGTGGAATCTGCCGGCAAATATGATTTGGGAATTACTTTCGATGGCGATGCCGATCGCGCGTTGTTCAGCGACGCCGATGGACGCGTCATCAACGGCGATGCTGTGCTGCTGCTCTGCGCCCGCGACATGCACGCGCGCGGAAGCCTGCACGGTGACACCGTGGTCGCAACCACCATGTCCAACATGGGGCTGGAGAAAGCTCTGCGCGAATCGGGCATTCGGATGTTGCGCGCAAACGTGGGCGACAAGTATGTGCTGGAAGAGATGCTGAAAACGGGAGCTACCCTGGGCGGCGAGCAATCGGGGCACATCATTTTCAGAGACGGCGAATCCACCACAGGCGATGGACTGCTCACGGCGTTGCGTGTGCTGGAGGTTGTGGGCCGCAGTGGTCGTCCGCTGCACGAGTTGATTTCCGATTTGAAGATATTTCCGCAGGTGATCAAAAACGTCAGAGTCCGCGACCGAATCCCGTTCGATCAGATGGCTGATGTCGCGAAGGCTATCCGCAAGGCCGAACAATCGCTCGATGGTAACGGGCGCGTCGTCGTGCGCTACTCCGGTACGGAAAAGCTGGCGCGTGTCATGATAGAGGCCGAAACTGAGCAGCAGATGACACTCCACGCAGATGAGATTGCCGGTGCGCTGCAAACCGCGATTGGGATTTGA